In the genome of Girardinichthys multiradiatus isolate DD_20200921_A chromosome 7, DD_fGirMul_XY1, whole genome shotgun sequence, one region contains:
- the LOC124871757 gene encoding TLR adapter interacting with SLC15A4 on the lysosome, protein MLCEGRLLSMTYGEMEEVDSLPPQKTFPFAVGPPRTSLTPTTSRPAPLVHHSSLKETDGTESLRTSVNLYISPLSTTHFQGVFTGRQISAEVEIPAQAHSDSGDAPFLVPSFCQSICQNYSDLHIGGEQVLPLTANDADLRVVETQPVRPFLQSCDVPPAVEDSPPGQRGLQNLLRRGSNHWRQASGRDRSFLFQGHEGPFSNSLLNHYLEQKLLDLYQQYMIENMVREGAPGSDGDASNICPLLGSEFVLTSLDQITQQLSKEGNLEAGLAKDMVLSCLLRVASDLQSGEISTPFLQISNEASREQLTESTEGMTTN, encoded by the coding sequence ATGCTGTGTGAAGGTAGACTGCTGAGCATGACCTATGGTGAGATGGAGGAGGTGGACTCGCTGCCTCCTCAAAAGACTTTCCCCTTTGCTGTTGGGCCCCCTAGGACCTCCCTCACACCAACCACCTCCAGACCTGCTCCGCTCGTTCATCACAGCTCCTTGAAGGAAACAGATGGCACAGAGAGCTTGAGGACCTCAGTCAACCTGTACATCTCTCCCTTGTCAACCACACATTTCCAGGGCGTCTTTACAGGGAGGCAGATATCTGCAGAAGTGGAAATTCCAGCCCAGGCTCACTCTGACAGTGGTGATGCCCCCTTCTTGGTTCCCTCCTTCTGCCAGAGCATCTGTCAAAACTACAGCGACCTCCATATTGGAGGAGAGCAGGTGCTGCCCCTCACAGCCAATGATGCCGATTTGAGGGTTGTTGAAACACAACCTGTGAGGCCTTTCCTACAGTCATGTGATGTCCCACCGGCGGTGGAGGATTCTCCACCAGGACAGCGAGGTCTGCAGAACCTGCTCAGGAGAGGTTCAAACCACTGGAGACAGGCGAGTGGCCGCGATCGCAGCTTTTTGTTTCAGGGTCATGAGGGCCCCTTCTCCAATTCCCTTTTGAATCATTACCTGGAACAGAAGCTCTTGGATCTATACCAGCAGTACATGATTGAGAACATGGTGAGGGAGGGAGCTCCCGGTTCAGATGGTGATGCCAGCAACATTTGCCCCCTGCTGGGCTCAGAGTTTGTTCTAACCAGCCTAGACCAGATTACCCAACAGCTTAGCAAGGAAGGGAACCTAGAGGCCGGCCTGGCCAAGGACATGGTCCTGAGCTGTTTGCTGCGGGTAGCCAGTGACCTGCAGTCGGGTGAGATCAGCACTCCCTTCCTACAGATTTCAAATGAGGCCTCCAGGGAGCAGCTCACAGAGAGCACGGAGGGAATGACCACGAACTAG
- the LOC124871685 gene encoding uncharacterized protein C13orf42, whose protein sequence is MFRKLNNAFRPNHHRTRGRDDVRLQDNYHNACTVRLVRSTSMLVVGEKSHSSEGSTLKRSKSSVSIESTLYYYQRQEDRIWLYSQNQNCLEYLEALVALRRQYTKSVSDLKSNDARAEIFPKKKPAPSPPKLEEPISGAKPSRPSVSTEEDTLQFFDEVIASCDSELLRKPYRDNGHADVDFIVASSSAEHDLHSNWVLRVPRVTDNSEHKAVPNCANERASKKKKDQVGSTSSRLRLQRNPIHLPKVVASAFQTLRFKPKLKKQ, encoded by the exons ATGTTCAGGAAGCTCAATAATGCGTTCCGACCCAACCATCATCGAACCAGAGGCCGGGATGACGTTAGGCTTCAGGACAACTATCACAACGCCTGCACGGTCCGACTGGTCCGCAGCACCTCGATGCTGGTGGTGGGGGAGAAAAGTCACTCCTCCGAAGGGTCAACTCTGAAACGGAGCAAGAGCAGTGTGAGCATCGAGTCGACTCTGTACTATTATCAAAGACAAGAGGACAGGATTTGGCTGTACTCACAGAACCAGAACTGTCTGGAGTACCTGGAGGCACTGGTGGCTTTGAGGAGGCAGTATACTAAGAGTGTTAGTGACCTGAAGAGCAATGATGCCAGGgctgaaatatttccaaagaagAAACCCGCACCTTCACCTCCAAAGCTGGAGGAGCCG ATATCAGGAGCCAAACCATCAAGACCTTCAGTCTCCACAGAGGAGGATACTCTGCAGTTCTTTGACGAGGTTATCGCCAGCTGTGACAGCGAACTTCTGCGTAAACCCTACAGGGACAATGGCCACGCAGATGTGGACTTCATAG TGGCCTCCAGCTCAGCTGAGCACGACCTCCACTCCAACTGGGTGTTGAGGGTTCCGCGGGTCACAGACAACTCCGAACACAAAGCGGTTCCCAACTGTGCCAATGAAAGAGCctcaaagaagaagaaggaccAGGTCGGTTCCACAAGCAGCAGACTACGACTTCAGAGGAACCCGATCCACCTGCCCAAAGTGGTGGCCAGTGCCTTCCAGACGCTGCGCTTTAAGCCCAAATTAAAAAAGCAGTGA